The following are from one region of the Quercus robur chromosome 1, dhQueRobu3.1, whole genome shotgun sequence genome:
- the LOC126688991 gene encoding acyl-lipid omega-3 desaturase (cytochrome b5), endoplasmic reticulum-like has translation MKEPVVEEMQRQGELTNHGVEQKEYFDPSAPPPFKIAEIRAAIPKHCWVKNPWRSLCYVLRDVFVVFALGAAAIYFNSWTFWPLYWAAQGTMFWALFVLGHDCGHGSFSDNLILNSVVGHILHSSILVPYHGWRISHRTHHQNHGNVENDESWVPLTEKVYKSLNHSTRMLRFTVPLPLFAYPIYLWWRAPGKEGSHFNPYSNLFAPSERKDVITSTLCWSAMVALLICLSFVVGPIQMLKLYGVPYLIFIMWLDFVTYLHHHGHEEKLPWYRGKEWSYLRGGLTTVDRDYGWFNNIHHDIGTHVIHHLFPQIPHYHLVEATKAAKPVLGKYYREPKKSGPFPTHLFENLVRSIKEDHYVDDSGEILYYQTDIELYKSSKSKSN, from the exons ATGAAGGAGCCAGTTGTTGAAGAAATGCAGAGACAAGGCGAGCTTACTAATCATGGGGTTGAGCAAAAAGAATATTTCGACCCAAGTGCGCCGCCTCCATTTAAGATAGCTGAGATCCGAGCTGCCATTCCCAAGCATTGCTGGGTCAAGAATCCATGGAGGTCTCTGTGTTATGTTCTCAGAGATGTCTTTGTGGTCTTTGCATTGGGAGCAGCTGCAATCTACTTCAATAGCTGGACTTTTTGGCCACTTTACTGGGCTGCTCAGGGGACCATGTTCTGGGCTCTATTTGTTCTTGGACATGATTG TGGCCATGGCAGCTTTTCTGACAACCTCATCCTAAATAGTGTTGTGGGGCACATCTTGCATTCTTCAATTCTTGTACCTTACCATGGATG GAGAATTAGCCACAGAACTCACCACCAGAACCATGGGAATGTGGAGAATGATGAGTCATGGGTTCCG ttgacTGAGAAGGTATACAAGAGTTTAAATCATAGTACTCGAATGCTGAGGTTCACAGTGCCTTTACCCCTCTTTGCATACCCAATTTATCTG TGGTGGAGAGCTCCAGGGAAGGAGGGTTCTCACTTCAACCCTTACAGCAATTTGTTCGCCCCCAGTGAGAGGAAAGATGTGATAACCTCAACTCTGTGCTGGTCCGCAATGGTTGCTCTGCTTATCTGTCTATCCTTTGTGGTGGGTCCAATCCAAATGCTAAAGCTGTACGGTGTGCCTTACTTG ATTTTCATAATGTGGCTGGATTTTGTGACATATTTACATCACCATGGTCATGAGGAGAAACTTCCTTGGTACCGCGGCAAG GAATGGAGCTACCTAAGGGGAGGGCTTACAACAGTTGATCGTGATTATGGATGGTTTAACAACATCCACCATGATATTGGCACTCATGTTATACATCATCTCTTCCCTCAAATCCCGCATTATCATCTAGTGGAAGCG ACTAAGGCAGCTAAACCAGTGCTTGGGAAGTATTATCGTGAGCCAAAGAAATCCGGGCCTTTTCCAACTCACTTATTCGAGAATCTAGTAAGAAGCATCAAAGAAGACCACTATGTCGATGATTCTGGAGAGATCTTATACTATCAGACCGACATTGAATTGTATAAATCTTCTAAGAGCAAGTCTAACTGA